Proteins encoded within one genomic window of Methanobrevibacter arboriphilus JCM 13429 = DSM 1125:
- a CDS encoding iron-sulfur cluster assembly protein has product MSEDLTNKVREAVSKVNDPHMGVSIVEMGIVQNIDIDGSTAKITIKPTNPGCMSVARMAADAKAQALSVDGIDDTEIIVEGHAMADSINEMINKKK; this is encoded by the coding sequence ATGTCAGAAGATTTAACAAATAAAGTAAGAGAGGCTGTTTCTAAAGTAAATGATCCACACATGGGAGTAAGTATTGTAGAAATGGGCATTGTACAGAATATTGATATTGATGGTTCAACTGCTAAAATTACAATAAAACCTACTAATCCTGGATGTATGAGTGTAGCTCGTATGGCTGCAGATGCAAAAGCTCAAGCTTTGTCTGTTGATGGAATTGATGATACTGAAATTATTGTTGAAGGCCATGCTATGGCTGATTCCATTAATGAAATGATAAATAAGAAAAAATAG
- a CDS encoding DUF5591 domain-containing protein, with translation MKVICSSEESLYRPEVHRWRERMELMNPIGEVVVILPCSMKKPYSNSKSHQKFRRATKGYQEVILTSPFGICPREMENTFPINSYDVTVSGDWSFEEKKLAGELLKDYVKDKNVIANVSGGYEEVCKEYLEDVIYTAKEGRPTSNDSIYNLRTELKNYKKVKGRDRLINELRSIAIYQFGADGKNFISDNTIAKGMYHRRIFTESKQIALLNKDTGFYSLRLPGGELLHDLGINIIEIDFELKTNTLFSPGIEKADNNIIPNDEVVIIKDDEVVGVGKAVLTGKEMEESGNGVAVKVKDRKK, from the coding sequence ATGAAAGTGATATGTTCTAGTGAAGAATCTTTATATCGTCCAGAAGTTCATAGATGGCGAGAAAGAATGGAATTAATGAATCCTATTGGTGAGGTAGTTGTTATTCTTCCTTGTAGTATGAAAAAACCTTATTCAAATTCTAAATCTCATCAAAAATTTAGAAGAGCTACAAAAGGATATCAGGAAGTTATTTTAACATCTCCATTTGGTATTTGTCCTCGTGAGATGGAAAATACATTCCCTATAAATTCTTACGATGTTACAGTTTCTGGAGATTGGAGTTTTGAAGAGAAAAAATTAGCTGGAGAGCTTCTTAAAGATTATGTTAAGGATAAAAATGTAATTGCTAATGTTTCTGGAGGTTATGAAGAAGTATGTAAGGAATATTTAGAGGATGTTATTTATACTGCAAAAGAAGGTAGACCAACTTCCAATGATTCGATTTATAATCTAAGAACTGAATTAAAAAATTATAAAAAAGTTAAAGGTCGTGATAGGCTTATTAATGAGCTTCGTTCAATAGCTATTTATCAATTTGGGGCTGATGGAAAGAATTTTATTTCTGATAATACTATAGCTAAAGGGATGTATCATAGGAGAATTTTCACTGAAAGTAAACAAATAGCTCTTTTAAATAAGGATACTGGATTTTATTCTTTAAGACTTCCTGGAGGGGAATTATTACATGATTTAGGCATTAATATTATAGAAATTGATTTTGAATTAAAAACAAACACTTTATTTTCTCCAGGTATTGAAAAAGCTGATAATAATATTATTCCTAATGATGAAGTTGTAATTATTAAGGATGATGAAGTTGTTGGTGTTGGAAAGGCTGTTTTAACTGGTAAAGAAATGGAAGAATCTGGTAATGGAGTTGCTGTTAAAGTTAAAGATAGAAAAAAATAA
- a CDS encoding thiamine pyrophosphate-dependent enzyme: protein MFKYRCKVCNYFFDELKENMAFEKLPKSWKCPVCNTSKDMFIEIKEKDIKNKNMDFNKNNKTVENNMADEDSFKTAPDVMIEQMVAWGIKYVFGIPGTSSLGVVEAVRKNKDIEYFQVRHEQTAAMMASAYGKLTGNIAACLTIAGPGATNLATGLYDATLDKSPVLVITGHVQRKLIGTKAFQEINQHEFFETFAVFNKTINHSDEVTRLTTLAIRHALIEKGVSHLSISVDIQKEKCDDEIIPIEGKIATISATASENVIDQAVSMINNSKRPVIVAGAGALENKEDIKELSQKISAPIVTSFRGKGIVDDNYFLHVGGHGGIGSLTAGELTDSSDLLIIIGCSCSNNTNLPNRPAIQIDIDPLVIGKKHPIDLNIMGNSGEIVPKILKKVKKSNKEEYLDEIAKLKKQWNEILENEEDPTKVPLKFPFILKELSNYVADDAIIAIDVGENGWRVGRNFPMKNTQKIVMSGYLATMGFGLPAALVSQIINPGKEVICISGDGGFAMVMGDFLTAVKYKLPIKVFIFNNHELGMIMAEQENEDYTNWNTHLHNCDFAEFAESCGGIGLKANTSQELKMAIETAFAVDEPVIVDIETDPNTYD, encoded by the coding sequence ATGTTTAAGTACCGGTGTAAAGTATGTAACTATTTTTTTGATGAATTAAAAGAAAATATGGCATTTGAAAAACTTCCTAAATCTTGGAAATGTCCTGTTTGCAATACCAGTAAAGATATGTTTATTGAAATAAAAGAAAAGGATATTAAAAACAAGAATATGGATTTTAATAAAAATAATAAAACTGTGGAAAATAATATGGCTGATGAAGATTCATTTAAAACGGCTCCAGATGTGATGATTGAACAGATGGTAGCATGGGGAATTAAATACGTTTTTGGAATTCCTGGAACTTCTTCTCTTGGTGTTGTTGAGGCAGTTCGTAAAAATAAAGATATTGAATATTTTCAAGTTCGTCATGAACAGACTGCTGCCATGATGGCTTCAGCTTATGGAAAATTAACTGGTAACATTGCAGCTTGTCTTACAATTGCTGGTCCTGGTGCAACTAACTTAGCTACTGGACTTTATGATGCAACTCTCGATAAATCTCCTGTACTTGTAATTACTGGGCATGTTCAAAGAAAACTTATTGGTACAAAGGCATTTCAGGAAATCAATCAGCATGAATTTTTTGAAACCTTTGCTGTTTTTAATAAGACTATAAATCATTCTGATGAGGTCACTCGTTTAACTACTCTAGCTATTCGTCATGCACTAATAGAAAAAGGAGTTTCTCATCTTTCAATTTCTGTTGATATTCAAAAAGAAAAGTGTGATGATGAAATTATTCCTATTGAGGGTAAAATAGCTACTATATCAGCTACTGCCTCCGAAAATGTAATTGATCAGGCAGTTAGTATGATAAATAACTCAAAACGTCCAGTTATTGTTGCAGGTGCTGGTGCTCTTGAAAATAAGGAAGACATTAAAGAACTTTCTCAAAAGATATCTGCACCAATTGTAACTTCATTTAGAGGTAAAGGAATTGTTGATGATAATTATTTTCTTCATGTTGGAGGCCATGGCGGAATTGGATCTTTAACAGCTGGAGAACTCACTGATAGCTCTGATTTACTTATAATAATTGGTTGTTCATGTTCAAATAATACAAATCTTCCAAATAGGCCAGCTATACAAATTGATATTGATCCTCTTGTAATTGGTAAAAAACATCCTATTGATTTAAATATTATGGGTAATAGTGGGGAAATTGTTCCAAAAATATTAAAAAAAGTTAAAAAATCAAACAAAGAAGAATATTTAGATGAAATTGCTAAATTAAAGAAACAATGGAATGAGATATTGGAAAATGAAGAAGATCCTACTAAAGTTCCTCTTAAATTCCCATTTATATTGAAAGAGTTGTCTAATTATGTTGCTGATGATGCTATAATAGCTATTGATGTTGGGGAAAATGGTTGGAGAGTTGGAAGAAACTTTCCAATGAAAAATACTCAAAAAATTGTCATGTCTGGATATTTAGCTACCATGGGATTCGGACTCCCTGCAGCCCTTGTTAGTCAGATAATTAACCCTGGAAAAGAGGTTATATGTATATCTGGAGATGGTGGCTTTGCAATGGTTATGGGTGACTTTTTAACAGCTGTTAAATATAAATTACCTATAAAAGTATTTATTTTTAATAACCATGAGCTTGGAATGATAATGGCTGAGCAAGAAAATGAAGATTATACTAATTGGAATACTCATTTACATAATTGTGATTTTGCAGAATTTGCAGAAAGCTGTGGAGGTATTGGTCTTAAAGCAAACACTTCTCAAGAGCTTAAAATGGCTATAGAAACTGCATTTGCTGTTGATGAGCCAGTCATTGTTGATATTGAAACAGATCCTAATACTTATGATTGA
- a CDS encoding HypC/HybG/HupF family hydrogenase formation chaperone — protein MCIAAPAQIVEINQEEKIGFVDFGGVKQQVKLDLVDEIEEGKYVLVHAGYAIEVLDDQAAKESLEAWDELLEILDEEDKELQALADK, from the coding sequence ATGTGTATTGCAGCACCAGCACAAATTGTTGAGATTAATCAAGAGGAAAAAATAGGATTTGTTGATTTTGGTGGAGTTAAACAACAAGTAAAATTAGACCTTGTTGATGAAATTGAAGAAGGAAAATATGTTCTTGTTCATGCAGGTTATGCTATTGAAGTTTTGGATGATCAAGCAGCTAAAGAATCTTTAGAAGCCTGGGATGAACTTTTAGAAATTCTTGATGAAGAAGATAAGGAACTTCAAGCCTTAGCTGACAAATAG
- a CDS encoding FAD-dependent oxidoreductase: MKNIIIGAGPAGRLAGLELGRLGEEVILIEKNKLGGTCLNEGCMVVCALTDIARFLNDSTHYKSLSLIRGDIEFSYEEIVKKIKKTQEIIHKIDHAENTSNNNEIIYGEAEINDNEVKVNGESFNYKNLLVATGANPHIPNIKGVEYSINNKDILKLKKVPERLNILGGSIIAAEISNIYSSLGSEVNVIARSEFLKELDPEIKEYVVKKLLKNVKIHEKTEPLEIQKNKTIAKNKDEKIIEIEGLTFLATGRSPNSKILKNILESSQFDRKGAIKVNEMMQTNVKNIYAAGDVIGGLNLTPVARMQGILAARNMAGYFNKIDYNCIPQSIRLEMDVSFVKNIEYKNSKINTKNNTNNPNNTNNTNNINNINNNIDNNTNNVYVNNNEKLNEVLVPGSAGPRAFWKVLTNETGMTKASFNSEKGLLESITAISPSSVNDIAYLSYLMRIGENIENFDEFIEIHPSTDVFFQIMKYI, from the coding sequence ATGAAAAATATTATAATCGGGGCTGGACCTGCAGGAAGACTAGCAGGATTAGAATTAGGAAGATTAGGAGAAGAGGTTATTCTTATTGAAAAGAATAAACTAGGAGGAACATGTTTAAATGAAGGATGTATGGTAGTTTGTGCATTAACAGATATAGCCAGATTTTTAAACGACTCCACTCATTATAAAAGTTTAAGCTTAATAAGAGGAGATATTGAGTTCTCATATGAAGAAATTGTAAAAAAAATTAAAAAAACTCAAGAAATAATCCATAAAATTGATCATGCTGAAAACACTTCAAACAATAATGAAATCATATATGGAGAAGCTGAAATTAACGATAATGAAGTTAAAGTAAATGGAGAGAGCTTTAATTATAAAAATTTACTAGTTGCAACTGGTGCAAATCCTCATATTCCCAATATTAAAGGCGTTGAATATAGTATCAATAATAAAGATATACTTAAACTCAAAAAAGTTCCTGAAAGATTAAACATTTTAGGTGGAAGCATAATAGCTGCTGAAATTTCGAATATTTATTCCTCATTAGGAAGTGAAGTTAATGTAATAGCTCGATCTGAATTTTTAAAAGAATTAGATCCAGAAATAAAAGAATATGTAGTTAAAAAATTACTTAAAAATGTTAAAATTCATGAAAAAACAGAACCTCTAGAAATTCAAAAAAATAAAACCATTGCAAAAAATAAAGATGAAAAAATAATAGAAATTGAAGGTTTGACATTTTTAGCTACTGGAAGATCCCCAAATTCAAAAATATTAAAGAATATCCTAGAATCAAGTCAATTTGATAGAAAAGGAGCAATAAAAGTTAATGAGATGATGCAAACCAATGTGAAAAATATTTATGCGGCAGGAGATGTTATTGGAGGACTTAATTTAACACCAGTAGCCAGAATGCAAGGAATTTTAGCAGCTAGAAACATGGCAGGTTATTTTAACAAAATAGATTACAATTGTATTCCTCAATCTATACGTTTAGAAATGGATGTTAGTTTTGTAAAAAACATAGAATATAAAAACAGTAAAATCAACACTAAAAATAATACTAATAATCCTAATAATACTAATAATACTAATAATATTAATAATATTAATAATAATATTGATAATAACACTAATAATGTTTATGTTAATAACAACGAAAAACTCAATGAAGTTTTAGTTCCAGGTTCAGCAGGCCCTAGAGCATTTTGGAAAGTTTTAACAAACGAAACTGGAATGACAAAAGCTTCTTTTAATTCAGAAAAAGGATTATTAGAATCAATTACTGCAATTTCTCCCTCATCTGTAAATGATATAGCATACTTATCCTATTTAATGAGAATAGGTGAAAACATAGAAAATTTTGATGAATTCATTGAAATACATCCTTCAACCGATGTATTTTTCCAAATTATGAAATATATATAA
- a CDS encoding FmdE family protein: MIKKFEEVTDFHGHMCPGSAIGYKAAKIAAEKLNIGLSKDEEILAIVENDSCAVDSIQVVLSCTFGKGNLIFKDYGKGVYTIIDRKTDKSIRLSMKESFNPMKINPKFTELKGKERNQTITNEEKKLLQKLTSEICDYIINMPDEDIFSIEEVEIDIPEKANIYETLICDECGETTSKHRIKDYDKKNLCIPCYNNFF; encoded by the coding sequence ATGATAAAAAAATTTGAAGAAGTTACAGATTTTCATGGACATATGTGTCCAGGGTCAGCTATTGGATACAAAGCCGCAAAAATAGCTGCTGAAAAGTTGAATATTGGTTTATCTAAAGATGAAGAAATATTAGCTATTGTTGAAAATGATAGCTGTGCTGTAGACTCAATTCAGGTAGTTTTAAGTTGTACATTTGGTAAGGGAAATTTAATATTTAAAGATTATGGTAAAGGAGTTTACACTATAATTGATAGAAAAACAGATAAATCTATTAGACTATCAATGAAAGAATCATTTAATCCAATGAAAATAAATCCTAAATTTACAGAATTAAAAGGAAAAGAAAGAAATCAAACTATAACAAATGAAGAAAAAAAGTTACTCCAAAAATTAACATCAGAAATATGTGATTATATAATAAATATGCCTGATGAAGATATATTTTCTATAGAGGAAGTTGAAATAGATATTCCTGAAAAAGCTAATATTTATGAAACATTAATATGTGATGAATGTGGAGAAACGACTAGTAAACATAGAATAAAAGATTATGATAAAAAAAATTTATGTATTCCTTGTTATAACAATTTTTTTTAA
- a CDS encoding glycosyltransferase — protein MKALLVITGRGMGGDAVNALNIARSLEKKGIQCELALDKNAPGLLFKNNGYTWHKVSVPQAGGHAATKIATAKAGFRTIKAAFETRNLIKKLKVDVVVGIIGGGAVVGCIASKLANVPAVGIIDTPTDTKVCTKLNTCIVLPEAQLFRSNNIPENVFKSFFPLTPGLTKGDKDKALDEIKKSIKKSIEGKNLKLEDLFDENKPSILFSSGSSLFEMMAKAVANASNLELSDLSERYNLLLVGIPLEEDYLDLINNKKVINLGYITWIRDLYELIDLAVLTDDGVMIQEAMACELPAIALTRVKYGRYHNMAGIFPGAVIEADIDNLNNKIEEALLDLDEIKSNSKKYSKEVLSSGEKIAEIVIKEANKKLIKKTVKRTNKGTNNK, from the coding sequence ATGAAAGCTTTATTGGTTATAACTGGTAGGGGAATGGGGGGAGATGCAGTTAATGCATTAAATATTGCTCGTTCTTTAGAAAAAAAAGGTATTCAATGTGAACTTGCACTTGATAAAAATGCTCCAGGTTTACTTTTTAAAAATAATGGTTATACATGGCATAAAGTTAGCGTTCCACAAGCAGGAGGACATGCTGCTACAAAAATAGCTACAGCTAAGGCAGGTTTTAGGACAATAAAAGCAGCTTTTGAAACAAGAAATTTAATAAAAAAACTTAAAGTCGATGTAGTGGTAGGTATTATTGGTGGAGGGGCTGTTGTAGGATGTATAGCATCTAAATTAGCTAATGTTCCAGCAGTTGGTATTATTGATACTCCAACTGATACAAAAGTTTGTACAAAATTAAATACTTGTATAGTTCTTCCTGAAGCTCAATTATTTAGGTCAAATAATATTCCTGAAAATGTATTTAAATCATTTTTCCCATTAACTCCTGGTTTAACAAAGGGAGATAAGGATAAAGCATTAGATGAAATAAAAAAATCTATAAAAAAATCTATCGAAGGAAAAAATCTGAAATTAGAAGATCTTTTTGATGAAAATAAGCCTAGTATACTATTTTCTTCTGGGTCTTCTTTATTTGAAATGATGGCTAAAGCAGTAGCTAATGCAAGTAATTTAGAATTATCTGATTTATCTGAAAGATATAATTTATTATTAGTTGGAATTCCTTTAGAAGAAGACTATCTAGATTTAATCAACAATAAAAAAGTTATTAATTTAGGTTATATTACTTGGATAAGGGATCTTTATGAACTAATTGATTTGGCTGTTTTAACAGATGATGGAGTTATGATTCAAGAGGCTATGGCTTGTGAACTTCCTGCAATAGCTTTAACAAGGGTTAAATATGGTAGATACCACAATATGGCAGGAATTTTCCCTGGAGCTGTAATTGAAGCGGATATTGATAATTTGAATAATAAAATCGAAGAAGCTTTACTTGATTTAGATGAAATTAAGTCTAATTCAAAAAAATATAGTAAAGAAGTACTTTCATCTGGTGAAAAAATAGCTGAAATAGTTATTAAGGAAGCTAATAAAAAATTAATAAAAAAAACTGTTAAAAGAACTAATAAAGGAACTAATAATAAATAA
- a CDS encoding nitroreductase family protein has protein sequence MKDVFDVINGRRSIRSYKKEQLKDEEIEKIINAGFMAPTARGEEPWHFTVIQDRKLLKEMNDIGIKNMASSGDKFLESIANSGKNILHNAPTVIIISGNESASDIKADCSAAIENILLAAEGLDIGSCWIGLIKAYFQDPESSTKLKIPDGYVPLYGVTLGYKDVKKQGNPNRNENVVNWIR, from the coding sequence ATGAAGGATGTTTTTGATGTAATTAATGGTCGTAGAAGTATAAGATCTTATAAAAAAGAGCAATTAAAAGATGAAGAAATTGAAAAAATAATTAATGCAGGTTTTATGGCTCCTACTGCAAGAGGGGAAGAGCCTTGGCATTTTACAGTTATTCAAGACCGAAAACTCCTTAAAGAGATGAATGATATTGGGATTAAAAATATGGCTTCTTCTGGTGATAAATTTTTAGAATCAATAGCTAATAGTGGAAAAAATATACTTCATAATGCCCCTACAGTTATTATAATCTCAGGAAACGAATCTGCTAGTGATATTAAGGCAGATTGTAGTGCAGCTATTGAAAATATTCTTCTTGCAGCTGAAGGATTAGATATTGGATCTTGTTGGATAGGCTTAATTAAAGCATATTTCCAAGACCCAGAAAGTTCAACTAAACTTAAAATTCCTGATGGTTATGTTCCATTGTATGGTGTTACTTTAGGATATAAAGATGTGAAAAAACAAGGAAATCCAAATAGAAATGAAAATGTTGTAAATTGGATTAGATAA
- a CDS encoding cell wall biosynthesis protein: MNYQYILIPFLLSLILTLVLTIVFRFVGKKGYLGNLYVNNVRGGTPRALGIIPFIILSFYFPSGFNNLILIIGIFAFIDDLIGRRKIGNSNIEWGQLSRGIGMLAVMVVGFPIVGFSSILIALMVQPINISDMQPGSTSIVVIIMSVFTILAMIMLDIGSIISIPGYYAFYAPLLLLIVCIGYSPLDFAGKIMLGEVGNHSFAVALGICFYMLGGFIWTLVLFIATTILIALIRKNNLKKFFARKLNIKNPTFGDYFMDVLTGGGLGDALRRLILGKKQYNIKNPFFIMLGFRRLFYNPFAHKTLDSYNKYYSPSDLERK; this comes from the coding sequence ATGAATTATCAATATATTTTAATACCATTTTTACTGTCTTTAATCTTAACTCTTGTTTTAACAATTGTTTTTAGATTTGTAGGTAAGAAGGGTTATTTGGGAAATCTTTATGTGAATAATGTTCGTGGAGGAACTCCTCGTGCTTTGGGAATAATACCATTTATAATACTTAGCTTTTACTTTCCCTCTGGATTCAATAATTTAATCCTTATAATAGGTATATTTGCTTTTATAGATGATTTAATCGGAAGAAGGAAAATAGGAAATTCTAATATAGAATGGGGACAATTATCTCGAGGTATTGGGATGTTGGCTGTTATGGTTGTTGGTTTTCCTATTGTAGGATTTTCATCTATTTTAATCGCATTGATGGTTCAACCAATTAATATTTCAGATATGCAACCAGGTTCTACTTCTATTGTTGTAATTATAATGAGTGTATTTACAATTTTAGCTATGATAATGTTAGATATTGGTTCAATAATTTCAATACCAGGATATTATGCTTTCTATGCTCCATTACTATTACTTATTGTATGTATTGGTTACTCACCGTTAGATTTCGCTGGAAAAATAATGTTAGGAGAAGTTGGAAATCATTCTTTTGCTGTAGCTCTTGGAATATGTTTTTATATGTTAGGAGGATTTATTTGGACTCTTGTATTATTCATTGCTACTACAATCTTAATTGCATTAATCAGGAAAAATAATCTAAAGAAATTCTTTGCAAGAAAGCTGAATATTAAAAATCCAACTTTTGGAGATTACTTTATGGATGTTTTAACTGGAGGAGGATTGGGAGATGCTCTAAGAAGGTTAATTTTAGGTAAAAAACAATATAACATTAAAAATCCTTTTTTCATAATGTTAGGCTTCAGAAGACTTTTTTACAATCCATTTGCCCATAAAACTCTTGATAGCTATAATAAATATTATTCTCCTAGTGATTTAGAAAGAAAATAA
- a CDS encoding mRNA surveillance protein pelota, translating into MRITYQDTKKGVIDLVPETLDDLWHISHIIEVGDIVSSKTTRRIQDTTGDKLRSDRGVKKTFFIGIGVESVNFHLFTGKLRATGSIVMGPEDFVPLGSHHTIEVKLNHPIKIKKEHWSKYILNRIKQSIEASKKLSAIIVSIEDDTADFGLVRQFGIEYYGPIIGNISGKRIIDKNRGKNLDDFYKRICDSLLKFDNIQNIIISGPGFTKNSFHDFLENKYPDLAKISIVENTGSGGRVGINEILKKGLVEKLNSENRVAKEIAAITNLLEEIAKSRGNVAYGKQETIDAVNAGAVKDLLVLDKFVRIEELERVMELVENMGGNVMVISSEHDGGKQLESLGGIAALLRYAIK; encoded by the coding sequence ATGAGAATAACATATCAAGATACAAAGAAAGGAGTTATTGACCTAGTTCCAGAAACTCTTGATGATCTTTGGCATATTTCACATATAATAGAAGTTGGAGATATTGTTTCTTCTAAAACAACTCGTAGAATACAAGACACTACTGGGGATAAATTAAGAAGTGATAGAGGAGTCAAAAAAACATTTTTCATTGGAATTGGGGTAGAATCAGTTAATTTTCACTTATTCACTGGTAAATTAAGAGCTACAGGCTCTATAGTCATGGGACCTGAGGATTTTGTTCCTCTTGGTTCTCATCATACTATAGAAGTTAAACTAAATCATCCAATTAAGATAAAAAAAGAACATTGGTCTAAATATATTTTGAATAGGATCAAACAATCTATTGAGGCATCTAAAAAACTTTCAGCAATAATAGTTTCTATTGAAGATGATACGGCTGATTTTGGTTTAGTTCGTCAATTTGGAATCGAATATTATGGTCCTATTATAGGAAACATTTCTGGAAAGAGGATTATTGATAAAAATAGAGGTAAAAATCTCGATGATTTTTATAAAAGAATATGTGACTCTTTATTAAAATTTGATAATATTCAAAATATAATTATTTCAGGACCTGGTTTTACAAAAAATAGTTTTCATGATTTTTTAGAAAATAAATATCCTGATTTAGCTAAAATTTCGATTGTTGAGAATACAGGCTCTGGTGGAAGAGTGGGGATCAATGAGATTTTGAAAAAAGGATTGGTTGAAAAATTAAATTCTGAAAATAGAGTTGCTAAAGAGATTGCTGCCATAACTAATTTATTGGAGGAAATAGCTAAATCTAGAGGTAATGTTGCTTATGGTAAGCAAGAAACTATTGATGCTGTTAATGCTGGAGCTGTTAAAGATTTGTTAGTTCTAGATAAATTTGTTAGGATTGAAGAGTTAGAAAGAGTAATGGAATTAGTTGAAAATATGGGTGGTAATGTTATGGTAATAAGTAGTGAGCATGATGGTGGAAAACAGCTGGAATCATTAGGTGGAATTGCTGCATTATTAAGATACGCTATAAAATAA
- a CDS encoding prephenate dehydrogenase produces MKIGIIGGTRGLGKTLASILSKEEFDVTITGRDTVTGNQVSEDLNVEYSNDNKKVASSSDIIIISVPISTTSKVIKEIAKSVKPGSLVVDVTSVKVEPSNLMKTLLDDDVEFIPTHPVFGPRTTNLEGQVVVLTPISQKQKEGKWYPKILKFLNDRKVRIIEASPEEHDDMMAVVQVLTHFSYISTASAIKKLGINIKDTRKFASPIYNLMVDMISRIVSQNPFLTYSIQLENQNGEKVRQTFADSVLELKKVITNHDKDNFVKIAIEATKNLDDIQSALGRSDKAIDSQNHELTILKNSIGKEIALQHIYSEEVHIGVLNQVNPDFIILDTGKNQKKLKIANIKILDKYDLLDWKIKNQNTKTNSISCIFPKNSNAEIIKDTIKNCVDDIISIKVTDIYTGHQISEGNVSFTFEIVAFDKSTFKSVKDVLEGFGGIIR; encoded by the coding sequence ATGAAAATTGGAATTATTGGAGGAACAAGAGGTCTTGGAAAGACTCTTGCAAGTATCTTAAGCAAAGAAGAGTTTGATGTAACAATCACAGGACGAGATACTGTTACTGGAAATCAAGTTAGTGAAGATCTAAATGTTGAATACTCAAATGATAATAAAAAAGTAGCATCTTCATCAGATATTATTATAATATCAGTACCAATATCAACAACTAGCAAAGTGATTAAAGAAATAGCTAAATCAGTTAAACCAGGTTCTTTAGTTGTTGATGTGACTTCTGTTAAAGTAGAACCTAGTAATCTAATGAAAACTCTTTTAGATGATGATGTTGAATTTATACCCACACATCCTGTTTTTGGGCCGAGAACGACTAATTTAGAAGGACAAGTAGTTGTTTTAACACCTATATCTCAAAAACAAAAAGAAGGAAAATGGTATCCCAAAATTTTAAAATTTTTAAACGATAGAAAAGTTAGGATAATTGAAGCAAGCCCAGAAGAACACGACGATATGATGGCTGTTGTTCAAGTTTTAACTCATTTTTCATATATTTCAACAGCTTCAGCAATTAAAAAACTTGGAATTAATATAAAAGACACAAGAAAGTTTGCAAGTCCTATTTACAATCTTATGGTTGATATGATATCAAGAATAGTTTCCCAAAATCCATTTCTTACTTATTCAATACAATTAGAAAATCAAAATGGGGAAAAAGTAAGGCAAACCTTTGCTGATTCAGTGTTAGAGCTGAAAAAAGTCATTACTAATCATGATAAAGATAACTTTGTAAAAATAGCAATTGAAGCTACAAAAAATTTAGATGACATACAATCTGCACTTGGTAGAAGTGATAAAGCTATTGATTCTCAAAATCATGAGTTAACTATTCTTAAAAATTCAATTGGAAAAGAAATAGCTTTACAACATATATATTCTGAAGAAGTCCATATAGGTGTTTTGAATCAAGTTAATCCTGATTTTATAATATTAGATACTGGAAAAAATCAGAAAAAACTTAAAATAGCTAATATTAAAATCTTAGATAAATATGATTTGCTAGATTGGAAAATTAAAAACCAAAATACTAAAACAAATTCTATTAGCTGTATATTTCCAAAAAATTCCAATGCAGAGATTATAAAAGACACTATAAAAAATTGTGTAGATGATATAATTAGTATAAAAGTTACAGATATTTATACTGGGCATCAAATATCTGAAGGAAATGTTAGTTTTACATTTGAGATCGTTGCATTTGATAAATCTACTTTTAAATCTGTTAAAGATGTATTAGAAGGTTTTGGTGGAATTATAAGGTAA